CACCTCATCAATTACTTTGGCAGGAAAGCACTTTGCAGAATTAGTTAAGGAAAAGAGTGGCGGGTCTATTGAAGTTTCTGTACATCCAAATGGAACACTGTACGGAGGAGATCCCTCTGCAGCAGTAAAACAGCTAGGTGCAGGCAGTATTGACATGCTGGCATTATCAACATCTCTTTATGCAAATTTTGTTCCGGAATTCAATGCCATAAGTGTTCCATACTTATTTGATAGTAAAGAAAAATTTGTATCATTTCTCAATGGAGAACATGGCGATAAATTATTATCAATGCTGGATGAACTGAAAATTGAGGGGTTAGGGTTATGGACTCGTCCATTTAGACAAATAACAAACTCAAAACATCCAATCAAGAAGCCTGAAGATCTTAAGGGTATTAAAATAAGAGTGCCTAACAATCCTTTATGGGTAGAGTTTTTCAAACGAACGGGTGCAGTAACAACACCAATGGACTTTTCAGAAGTTTATAACGCCCTTCAGTTAGGAACGATCGGTGGACAGGAAAATCCAGTAGGTGTTATTAAGTCTGCTAAACTACATGAAGTTCAAAAGTATTTGACGATCTCTAATCATATGGCAGATGGATGGATTTTGGGAATTAATCAGGCCAAGTTTGGCGATTTAACTGATGATCAGAAAAAGGTTCTGCAAGAGGCCGCAAAAGAAACGCAATCTTGGAAATTAAAAGAGGATGAAAAGAACTTTAATTCAACTGTTGATTTTCTTAAGGAAAACGGTATGAAAGTGAATGAACTAACTTCAGATCAGCAAAAAGCATTTGTTGAGGTTTCGAAAGAGGCATATCCAGCATTTAAGAAGTTAGTAGAAAATGATGAGTTTTTCCAATCTGTCATAAAATTTGCTGGGAAGTCTGAATAGGTAAATATTACAAAAAACAGCCCCTTATTTGAACATAATTAAGTTTTTATTCATTTAGGGGCTGTTTACCAATTTATTGGGGAGGGAGGGTTGCATATCAATGTTCCGATTAATTTTTAAATATATAAATCTACTGTCGGATGTTCTAGCTGGGCTCTCATCTGTTTGCATTTTTATTGTGGTAATTCTACAAGTTATCGGCCGATTGATTGGGTATCCATTTCCGTGGACTGTTGAATTAACAAGATTTCTGTTTATTTGGCTGATTTTCCTAGGTATAAGTATTGGATTTCGAAAGGCAGAATCTCCAAGAGTAACGTTTCTAATTAATTATTTACCATTATATTTTAATAAAATCGCTGTATGGATATATGCAATTGCATCAATTGGTTTCTTTTTATTTATGTTGTACTCAGGGATCCAATTGACCCTACAACAATGGACGGTTAACGAAACCAGTTCGGCTCTTCAATTACCAATGTGGATTATAGGAATGAGTATTCCTTTTGCTGCATTAACAGGTGTGTTAAATGTCGTTCAGTCATTGTTGTATGATAAGGAGATAATTAAGAAAGGGGGGTAACGGTGTCTATATTTCTGATCATGTTATTCTTTGTTTTAATGTTTTTTGGTATACCAATAGCCGTTTCTTTGGGTATTGCGTCGGTCTTTACAATTGTTCTATTTACAGATGTGCCGATAAGTCTGATTATTCAATCAATGTATAGTTCGATGAACAGTTTCATTATGGTAGCAGTCCCGCTGTTTATTCTGGCCGGGATGTTAATGGACGAGGGCGGAATAGCAGAAAGAATATTTGATTTCGCAAAAAATGTTGTAGGGTGGATTACTGGCGGACTCGGTCATGTGAATATATTGGCAAACTTAATATTTGCCGGGATGGCTGGTTCGTCCGTTGCTGAAGTGGCCAGTATCGGGAAACTTAGCATCAATGCGATGACCAGGAATCATTACCCATTAAGGTATGCAACGGGAATCACTTTGGCTGCGTCAATGCTTGCAACTATTATTCCTCCAAGTATCTTAATGGTTATCGCAGCATCTGTTGCAGGTGTTTCAGTCGGAAAGGCCTTAATCGGGGGATTGATACCGGGATTAATTGTTGCCATTGCTTTCATGATTTTTAATTACTTCTATTCGAAAAAGCACCAATACGGCAAGCATATTCCATTTGATTTTAAACAGTTGATCAGCTCATTTGTTAAAGCATTACCGGCGTTACTAGCACCAGTTGTCCTTCTAGGAGGAATATTAAGTGGCTATTTCACACCCACTGAAGCAGCGGCAATAGCGGTTTTATATACACTTGTGGTTTCTTTGTTTATATATAAAATTATGAGTTTTAAACAGTTACCGGATGTTTTTTTTAGAACCGCAAAGTTATCGGGGACAATTTTGTTTATTGCAGTCACAGCCAAACCAGCTAGCTGGATTTTTGAGTATGATGGGCTTCCGATAAGAATCGCAACTTTCATAAGCGATGTAAGTAACAATCCCTTTGTTATCATGGCGATGTTGTTTGTCTTTCTCATCGTTGTTGGAATGTTTATGGACGCTACGGCAGCAATTTTTATACTTGTACCTATCTTAATGCCAACAATAAATGCTGTAGGTATTGACCCAATATTTTTTGTGATTTACATGGTTATTCTTTTATCATTCGGTTTGATTACACCTCCAATTGGTGTCTGTCTCTATGCTGCAGGAAACATTACGGGGCTTTCAATCGAGACAATCACTAAAAGTACGTTACCGTGGATTCTACTAACATTTGTGATATTATTTACGTTTATCGTTTTTCCAAGTTTGATTACAGTCCCATTAACTTGGTTTGGTTTATAAAAAATATTTTATATGAAGATTATATTCGCGATTTTTGTGTGTTATAATGAAGGAAATTACCACCGTAATATTGTGAATCATTAAAACTTGAATGATTCAAGGGAGGGAAATCGATGAGAGCAGCCAAATTTCAGGGGAAAAACAAAATTTCAGTGGAAGAGATGGAAACGCCGAAAATTACCAAAAATGAAATCTTGGTGCGTGTTTCCGTTAGTGCCGTATGTGGTACAGACGTAAGAATCTTCTTGGGAAACAAGACTAAAGGAGTCAGGGTTCCATCAATTATTGGCCACGAAACAACGGGAGTGATTGAGGAAATTGGGGATTGCATTGATGAGTATAACGTCGGAGAAAGAGTAGGTGTGATTCCCGTAATCCCTTGTCGTAAATGTTATTACTGTTTAAATGCAATGGAAAATGCGTGTCTTAATCGAGTTGCGATCGGCTATGAATTTGATGGAGGTTTCGCAGAATACCTAAAAGTACCGAAAGAGGCCGTTGAAGCCGGAAATTTAGTTAAATTGCCGGATAAAGTTTCTAATGAACAAGCGGTTGTTACTGAACCATTGGCTTGCTGCTTTAACGGACATAGGAAGTCAAACATTAAAGTCAACGACACTGTTGTTGTTGTAGGTGGTGGGCCGATTGGACTAATGCATGTCCAACTCGCGAAAATTGCTGGTGCTAAAAAAGTAATAGTAAGCGAACTTGTCAGTCATCGCAGGGAAAAAGCCCTGATCGCGGGTGCGGATCTTGCAATCAATCCTGATGAGGAATCATTAAATGAGGTAGTGTTAAAAGAAACAGAACATCTTGGTGCTGATGCTGTAGTAATGGCAATAGGGGTACCTGCAATTGTGAATGAGAGCATTAGCTTGTTAAGAAAAGGAGGTACAATCAATCTTTTTGCTGGCTTTACTAAAGGGGTAACATCTGACATTGATCCAAATTTCATTCATTATAATGAAGTTAATATTGTTGGGACCTCTGCGTTAAAACGCTCAGATTATCTTAATGCATTAGCATTGATTGAGTCCGGACAAATCAATACCGAGGTGCTAACCTCTAAGGGATATTCCTTGGATGACATTGAAAAGGCAATTCTTGACGTGAAGAACGGTATCGGAATGAAATCCCTAATTCATATATAGTGTAAACTTATAAAATATAAAAAATAGGAGTGAGTTTCATGGGATTGTTAGGAAAAAAAGTCCGTTTAAATCGTTTATTGAATCCAGAGAATGGTCGTTTGTTGGCAGTAGCAGTAGATCAGGCAATGGCAAGAGGTATTTTTGAAGAACTAATGCCAATTGAAAGGAAAGTTAACGAAATTATTGCAGGCGGTCCAGACGCAATTACAATGCATAAAGGTCTTGCTGACACATGCTTTGCCCCCAACGCTGGTAAAGCAGGGTTAATCTTAAAGTGTTCCACCTTTTCACCATGGCAACCTAATTATGATGTTCAAGTCTCAGAAGTTGAAGAAGCTATAAAATTAGGAGCCGACGCGGTATCAATGGGATGCATTGTTGGTGGTGATGATCAACCTGAACAGCTTCGTAATTTAGGTTATATTTCTGGGAAAGCGTCCTCATATGGAATCCCAGTTGTCGCTCATATTTATCCACGAGGAAATCAAATTCCAGATGATGAAAAGAATCATTGGAAACATACTGCATACGCGGTCAGAGCAGGTGCAGAATTAGGTGTAGATATTGTCAAAACAAAATATACTGGTTCACCAGAGACATTTAATAAAGTCGTAGAATCAACTCCTGGAAAGGTTGTAGTGGCAGGAGGAAATATTGGTTCAAATCCAGAAGATTATTTTCAAATGGTTTATGATGTAATTGATGCAGGTGGAACTGGTATTACGTTTGGTCGCTTTGTTTGGAATAACAGTAATCCTACTGCTGTCGTAAAAGCTTGTGCCCACATTATTCATGGTAATGGCACAGTAAATGAAGCTAGTGAGTTATATAATCAATTGGTTCATGAAAATGTTAAAGTAAATTAGGTGATTGGCTTGTCTCACGTTGTTGGAATTGATATCGGAAGTAGTAGCATAAAGGTTGCAGTAATGGATGATAGAGCAAATCTCAATTTTGTTTTCAGCGAAAGTTACTACTTCAAATATCCTAATAGGGATCATGTGGAAATCAATTTGGTAGAAGTATGGGAGAAAGTTAAAAGATTGCTTGTTAAAGCGATTCATAAAGTGAAGGAGAACAGCGGTAAAGTGGTGGGGATATCCCTTTCAACGTTTTGTAATTCGACGGTTATAATGGATGATACAGGGAATCCTTTATATCCCGGAATTGTTTATATGGATCAGAGAAGTAAAACGCAAGCAAATTGGGTCAAAGATACGATAGGAATTGATGAATTATACCAAGTTACAAGGAATCGAATTGAACCAGGCATGTTTTCAGTTACAACATTGTTGTGGTTTAAAGAGACTAGACCGGAATTATACGAGAAGACGTGTAGATGGGGTAATCTGTCAACTTTCATTTATGGCAAGTTGACAGGTGAATTCATTATGGACTGGACCCAAGCTTCTTTCTCAGGTGTCTTTGATATAAGAAGGTATGAATGGTCGGAAGTTTTGTGTTCTAAACTAGGTATTCCTTCATCATTTTTACCTGAAATAGTAGCTCCCGGTGAAATCGTAGGAATGACAAGTGGATTTGATACTGATATTTTAAATGGTATTTCAGTCATTGTTGGTGGGGCAGATACGGCCTGCTCCGCCCTCTCTGTAGGTATAGGGAATAATCAGGTGTTTGAATCAGTTGGAACCTCAAATGTTCTAACGGTTTGTATAGATAACTCAGATTTCTTGGATAGCCGCTTTCTAAATAGATGCCATGTGACCAAAGGAAGTTGGTTATCACACGGTGCAATGTCTACACCAGGCGCTAGTATTCGCTGGTTTTATGAGACATTTCTGAAAGATGATGGGGAGTCTTCAACTATTTTAGAGGAGTTGCCCCAGAAATCAAAAACTGGAGCGAATGGATTGTTTTTTTTACCTTATATGCAAGGTGAAAGATCTCCAATCTGGGATCCGAATGCTCGAGGGGTATTTGTGGGAATGCATTTAAATACTACTAAGGCGGATTTTTTACAAGCCATATTTGAGGGGTGCGCCTTAGGCCTTAGGGAAATTCAGGAGATTATAGAGGAGGAATACCAACTTTTTAGTGATTCATATCAATCAATTGGCGGTGGATCGCAAAATAAAATTTGGACCCAAATTAAATCTAATGTGTTGAATAAAAACATTGAAACGCTGGAAGTTAATGAGGCTGCCGCATATGGGACCTGTTTAATAGCAGGTTCGGGATTGGGATATTTACCACATTTAGAGCAGCTTCCTTCAACAATAAAAAACAATACATTATTTTGGAGTACACCCTCTGAAGAGAGAGTAGAACAGTATTCACATTTATATGAATTGTTTGCCGGGTTATACCCTGCACTAAAACAACATTTTGAAAAAGCAAATGGTTACTTGTCATCCTGAAAAAATACTTTAAAGGGTGTGTTTTCTTTGGACAGAAAGATTTATATAACGAGAAGGTTACCAGATGAAATAGTAGCCAAATTATCTAAGTACTTTTTGGTAGAGATGTGGGAAAAGGAAGACACACCGGTCCCTAGATCGATTTTAGAAGAAAAGGTCAAAGAAGTAGATGGATTGTTTTGCCTTTTAACAGAAGCGATTGACCGGGAACTGTTAGATCAAGCAAAGAATTTAAAAGTTATTAGTAATATGGCTGTCGGATACAATAATATTGATATTAACTATGCCACTCAAAAAGGGATTATGGTTACAAATACACCGGGAGTTTTAACAGAAACGACAGCAGATTTGACTTTTTCATTATTGATGGCTACTTCAAGACGTCTCTTGGAAGCTGATCAATTTCTAAGACAGGGTAAGTGGAAGACATGGTCTCCTTTTTTATTAACAGGGCAAGATGTTTTTGGATCTACACTTGGTATTATAGGCTTAGGCCAAATTGGTAAGGCTGTTGCTAGACGTGCCAAGGGATTCAATATGGAAGTTTTATATTACAATAGATCTAGAAAGTTTGATGCTGAACAAGAGTTAGGGATCCACTATACAGAGTTTGAAGACATTCTAAGACAATCTGATTTTTTATGTATTTTGGTTCCTTTTACTAAGGATACAGAAAATTTGATTAGCAGAAAACAATTTTCTTTGATGAAGGACAATGCTGTTCTTGTTAACACCTCGAGAGGTGGTGTGGTTAATGAGGACGAATTGTATAATGCTTTAGTAAATGGTGATATCTGGGCGGCAGGGTTGGATGTCTTTAACCAAGAACCAACGTCTATTGATCATCCGCTTATATCACTCAATAATGTTATTACACTCCCACATATCGGAAGCGCCAGCTACGGAACACGGATGCGAATGGCATATCTTAATACAGAAAATCTAATACGTAGTCTGGCAGGAGATAAACCTGTACACTTAGTCAATGAGGAACTTTCCAATTAGGTATAATAGGAGAATAACGCCTTATGAAAAACACCAATCAAAAAATTAAGCTTTTCACTTTGAATTCCAATTCATGTTTAGCTGAGGAAATTGCTAAACATACAGGAATTCCTCTTGGTTCTTGCTCAGTAAAAAAATTCAGTGATGGTGAAATTCAAATTAATATTGAAGAAAGTATTCGTGGATGTGATATCTTTGTTATCCAATCGACATCTGATCCCATTAATGAGAATCTAATGGAATTGTTGATTATGATTGATGCGCTTAAGAGAGCATCCGCAAAAAACATTAACGTTGTTATCCCTTATTATGGATACGCCCGTCAGGATCGTAAAGCTAGTGCAAGAGAGCCGATTACCGCTAAATTAGTAGCAAATTTACTCGAAACGGCGGGAGCCAGCCGGGTGCTCACAATTGATTTACATGCGCCACAAATTCAAGGATTTTTCGATGTACCTGTGGATCAATTATTAGGGGTCCCCATTCTATCAAACTATTTTAGGCAAAAGAACAAAAATGATTTAATAATAGTAGCGCCAGACAATGGAGGAGTTTATAGAGCAAGGAAGATGGCTGAGAGATTAAACGTCCCAATTGCTTTTCTAGACAAACGTCGTCCTGAGCCAAATTCGGTAGAAGTTATGAATATAATTGGAGATGTAGGAAACAAGCATGCTGTGATTATTGATGACATTATCGATACTGCAGGCACGATCAAAGTGGCCAGTCGGGTTTTGAAGCAATACGGTGCTAGAAAGGTTTCTGCGTGTTGTACACATCCTGTACTATCCGGTCCCGCGGTTGAGCGTATTGAGTCATCAGAAATTGAGGAGCTTGTAGTCACTAATACAATATCTCTTCCTAATGAAAAGCAAATTGACAATATGACAACTTTGTCGGTTGCGCCTCTTTTAGCTGAAGCTATAAAAAGGGTTTATGATAATCTATCTGTAAGTGAATTGTTTGAAAAGAGTTAAAATGTTCATTTTTAGGAAACCCTTGTTAAATTTACATCACTTCTAATAGTCCCGGGTAGACTTTAAAATATAGTCTTCCGGGACCGTTTTTTTTAATGGTCGTTTGGAAAAAATTTCTTACTTCTCTCCCTTATCTTCAGAATCTCTATACCTCTCCTTATATTTAAGAAACCGCAGAATATCCAAAAGCTCATCCTTAACTTGTTCATTAGATCCGGGGATTTCCTTAAAAGCTGTATGGACTTCTGGGTCTTTGATAAGTTGAAGGAGTTCTGGATCATAGTGTTTATATTCTAATTGGCTTTTGCCAGTTAATATATAATCTGTTGTTACATTGAAAAAAGCGGCTAGCTTCAGAAGCGTTTCATAATCCGCCTGATTAGCGTCGGTTTCGTATCTTGCATATGTCGCTCTACGAATCCCTATGCGGTTAGAAAGTTCTTGCTGGGATAGATCTTTTTTATTTCTTAGTTCCTTTAATCGCTCTCCAACGGTCATGGGATGGCTCTCCTTCGTCAGCATGATGCTTTCATTTTAAAAGATATGTGACTGAAATTCACATTATGGGATAAAAAATCACAAAAAATATTGACAAACGTGATTATTGTGATAATATGTCACTATAGTTGCAGTGAGGTTAGATCACGAGGAGGTCTACAGCCATGAAAAATCATTGGCTAGTAACTCTTAGGACAAATAGGAACCTGACTCAGGAAGAAGTGGCTAAGCTTTCGTCAATTGAAAGGTCTTACTACACAAAAATTGAAAATGGTACTGTTCCAAGTGTCAAGGTGGCTCAAAGGATTGCACAAATTTTAGATTTTGAATGGATGATTTTTTTTGATTAAAATTGTGATTTAATATCACAAATGAAGAAAACGTGATCGAGCGACATTCGGGCGACGTGTAGGGACACAAAAAAGAGAGTGAATTTTAGACCAATTTTAGGAGGGTGATTCTTTCAGTATTGGAAACCCGAGTATTGCGATCCCGGACAGTGCTAAGAAGAAGTTAGATTTGGATTATCGCTGCCCGTTATCTAGGTTCCATTGTGTCATCATCGATAGGAAGATCTATTAAATGAAATATACCTGGTTCTAGGTGAGACATCGTATATGTATTGGTGTTTTATGGTCTTGTTTTAAATGCTGTATGAAAGGAGGGATTTGTCGTGAAAGAAAGAGATCTGGCTATGCTCCCTCGTTATTTAATCAGCCTCATGTTGTTTATCATTTTTGCGCTGACGATCATTCAGGTTTTTTGTCGGTTTGTTTTGGACAGCCCATTAACTTGGACTTCTGAGCTTTCCCGTTTGTTATTGATTTGGATGGTGATGATCGGGGCTGGGGTGGTGACCTATGATCGGGTTCATCTTTCAGTTGACGCAATCTATCAAAAATTGTCGGTCCGTCCACGGTTTTATCTGTCGATGTGCTTGCAATTGATCATCTTTGCCTTTCTGATAACCACCATCATATCGAGTTTTCATTTGATCAGGGTCTCAAATGACATTGCATCCGGTGCATTAGGAATATCTTATGCTTATTGGAGAGTTGCTGCTCCGATCGGGTTCTTGTTCATCATCGGTTATGGTGTCATTCGGCTGTACCAAGATTGTCGGTTGTATATGAAAGGGTTGTATCCGCGAGAGGGCGATGAAGGGGAGGACATGCTTTGATTTTGTTGATTATTGCTATATTACTGTTCCTCATCATTTTGGGGATGCCAATTTCCTTTGCTTTGGGCACATCTTCATTGGTTTATCTTTTGATTGAAGGCTACGACCTTTCCATGGTGACCCAAAGTATTGTGGGCGGGGTGAATTCATTTACGATTCTTGCTGTCCCGTTTTTCCTAATGGTTGGGGAATTGATGAATTTTGGAGGGATCACTGACCGGATTATTCGAATGGCGCGTGTGTTGGTTGGGCATTTCAAAGGCGGATTGGCACAGGTTAACATTTTGGCGAGTCTATTTTTCTCAGGGATCTCAGGTTCTGCTACGGCGGACACTGTTGCATTAGGCTCGGTTCTCATCCCGTCGATGAAGAAGGAAGGCTATGATGATCGATTCGCTGCAGCGATAACGGCGGCGTCCTCGATTGTAGGACCGATTATTCCACCTAGTATTACGTTAATTATCTTTGGCATTACAACCCAGCAGCCAATCGGCCCATTATTGATGGCCGGCATTGTACCCGGTGTGATGATCGCGCTTTCCCTCATGGTTTATACCTATTTTGTATCGGCCAAGAGAGGGTATCCGCAATATCCGCGGGCGACGTTTCGGGAAGGAAGAAAGGCATTTGGTCAGGGTATTGCGGCGCTGCTCATGCCTTTGATTATTATTGGCGGAGTGCTAAGCGGTGTATTCACGGCAACAGAATCCGCAGCTGTAGCTGTATTTTACGGGATTGTGATTGGGGTTTTCTATTACCGGAATATAGATCTCAAAGGTTTTGTTGGAATTGTTAAGCGGAGCAGTGTTGAAAGCGCTAACATACTATTTGTTCTGGCATCAGCTTCAATATTTGCCTGGGTGGTTACACGAGCTAGAATTTCTACGGTTGTCGCTGATTTTGTTTTAGGATTTTCCACGAATCCGACGATCATCATGATCCTATTAATTTTATTCTTGCTATTGATTGGTCTGTTCATGCTTCCATCTGAGGCGATTCTAGTTTTTGCACCGATCTTAACACCACTTGCAGCTCAAGTGGGGGTCAATCCGATTCATTTCGGAGTGTTGATGGTCTTAACGTTAACAATTGGAGGAGCCACGCCGCCGGTTGGTATTCTTTTATACATTGTAGCGGATATTGGCAAAGTACCTTTTATGAAGCTTGTTCGATCCATGGGTCCATTTTATATTCCTTTATTGATTGCAGTATTAATAACAGCTTTTATTCCACAATTGACGATGTATATTCCCAATCTATTTTTCTTGGAATAACGAAGGAGGACGTTAGGTCATGAAGAAACACGCATTGCATCATATGACATGGAAAGAAGTTGAGGCGGCATTCTCAGAGGATCCGGTCGTTCTAATCCCTCTTGGCTCGATGGAGGAGCATGGTCCTCACTCGCTGACAGGTGATTTCCTAGCAGCGGCTGAGGTTGCCAAGAGAACGGCGGAACAACTCGGAGTGCTGTATCTGCCGGCTGTTCCGTTTGGTTGTTCAGAATATTTCCGCGGTTATCCAGGGACGATTTCGCTTTCACCGCAAACGGTACAGGGTTTGTTGACGGATATTTGTGAGAGTTTAATAGAGCATAATGTGACAAAAATCATATTCATAAATGGTCATGCCGGGAATGCTTCAACGATTGAACATGTAGCTAGAGAAATCAAACGGGAAAAACGTTTGAAGGTGGCATCACTTGATTTGTGGCGTTCTTTGAGCCCGGCATTTAAGCAGGAACTCTATGGAGAGAACGATCCTTCAGGGCATGGGGGTGAGCCCTTAACATCGGTGATGCAATACCTTTATCCGGCAGATATGAGAATGGATCAACTCCCGAACATGGAGAGAGTCTGCCAATGGCGGGACTTGGACGTTTCTGGGTTGTCAAAAGTCAGAACCGATAACACTGAATACGCTATTTACTTTAATATGGAAGAACTCTCCTCGGAAGGCATTCTGGGAGATCCTCAAGCTGCTTCGGCAGAAAAGGGGGAAGCCATTATCGATCACATAGTCCATAAAGCCGCAGCTGTGGTAGGCATGGTTAAAGAAACGGACATGCGTGAATAAAAATCAAAAGACAAGAAAGAGGGATGGTCATGATAAAGAAATCTTTGTTACTTACGGTATTTGTTGTCTTAGGATTAAGTCTCATTCTCGCTGGTTGTGGTGGCAACAAATCCAGCGGTACAAGCAATGATAAGAAAAGTTATGAAATCAGTTATAGCACATGGGCGAATGAAGGAGAACCAGCATATGTCGGGATGCAGCGGTTTAAAAAAATTGTGGAAGATAAGACCGGTGGTAACGTCAGTGTAAAATTATTTCCATCCAATCAAATTGGTACTACAGAGGAACAGCTTGAACAAGTAAAAATGGGCACGATTCAAATGATGTCCAGCGGGAATCCGGGTATGAAGAAACTAGAGTATTTGGCTCTTCCTTATTTGATGAAGTCTAATGATAATTGGCTGAAAGTATTGAATTCCTCAGTCGGAGAGAAGTGGAATAAACAACTTGTTGACGATAAGGGGATTCGCAATATCGGCTTATTACCTAGAGGGCCGCGCATTGTCTCAGCCAATAAAGAGATTCACACACCTGAAGATATGAAAGGGCTTAAGATCAGGGTGCCGACGCGTGATTATTATGTGCAAACGTTTGAAGCTTTAGGTGCCAATCCAACCCCGATGGATTTTGGTGAAGTGTACTCAGGGTTACAAACGGGTGTGGTTGATGGTCAGGAAAATCCACTTGAAACCATCTATTCGGCAGGATTTTCCGAAGTTCAAGATTATATGATTATCACCCATCATATGTATAAACCGGCTTTTGTCACAATTAATGAAGAGTTCTATCAAAATTTGCCGGAAGATTATCGTAACATTATTACGGATGCTGCGAAGCAAGCGCAAAAATATGCGGAGAAAGATATGGAGAAAAAACATGCCAAAATGAAAAAGGAAATGAAAGAGGACGGCGCGACGTTTATTGAACCGGATTTGGAACCGTTTATTCAGGCGACCCAGTCGGTGCGAGATCGCCTCGGCAAAAAAGTCTGGGGTGAAGATACGTACGAAAAAATTAAGGAGTTAGGACAAGCTAATACAGAAGACTAGTTTTCATAGAAATGATGCAAGGTTGTTGCCCGCTCAACGACCTTGCATCCACAATCTTTTAGCTGAAGGAAGGATTATATGGAAGTCAAGGAAATGGCCAAAAGTCTGGAGAGCCATGTCATAGAGATTCGGCGACGTATGCATCAACATCCAGAATTGAGTTCCTTTGAATATCAAACATCGAAATTGGTTAAAGAAACGTTAGAAAATAGAGGTTTTGAAATTTCATCTGAAGTGGGTGGTACTGGTGTGGTCGCTTTGTTAAGAGGAAAGCATCCTGGAAAGACCATTGGCTTACGGGCTGATATGGATGCTCTACCCATTAGTGAACAAACTGATCTTGCTTTTTCGTCAGAAACCGCGGATGTCATGCACGCCTGCGGTCATGATTTTCACACATCAATTTTATTAGGCACGGCGCTTATCTTAAGTGAATGTCGCGATCAACTAAGAGATAACGTGAAGTTTATTTTCCAACCGGCGGAAGAAAATATGTCAGGCGCACAAAGCATGATCGCAGCTGGTGTCCTGCAGAATCCTCGTGTTGATGCCCTCGTTTGTTTGCACTGTTGGCCGCCTCTTCCGGCAGGGACGATCGGTGTTCGTAAGGGGCCCATTATGGCAGCTAGTGATTTTTTCAATATCAATATAAAAGGAACAGGGGGACATGCCGCTCATCCGCACAAAAGCACTGATCCTGTCCCTATTGCCG
This window of the Tuberibacillus sp. Marseille-P3662 genome carries:
- a CDS encoding TRAP transporter substrate-binding protein; the encoded protein is MIKKSLLLTVFVVLGLSLILAGCGGNKSSGTSNDKKSYEISYSTWANEGEPAYVGMQRFKKIVEDKTGGNVSVKLFPSNQIGTTEEQLEQVKMGTIQMMSSGNPGMKKLEYLALPYLMKSNDNWLKVLNSSVGEKWNKQLVDDKGIRNIGLLPRGPRIVSANKEIHTPEDMKGLKIRVPTRDYYVQTFEALGANPTPMDFGEVYSGLQTGVVDGQENPLETIYSAGFSEVQDYMIITHHMYKPAFVTINEEFYQNLPEDYRNIITDAAKQAQKYAEKDMEKKHAKMKKEMKEDGATFIEPDLEPFIQATQSVRDRLGKKVWGEDTYEKIKELGQANTED
- a CDS encoding M20 metallopeptidase family protein, coding for MEVKEMAKSLESHVIEIRRRMHQHPELSSFEYQTSKLVKETLENRGFEISSEVGGTGVVALLRGKHPGKTIGLRADMDALPISEQTDLAFSSETADVMHACGHDFHTSILLGTALILSECRDQLRDNVKFIFQPAEENMSGAQSMIAAGVLQNPRVDALVCLHCWPPLPAGTIGVRKGPIMAASDFFNINIKGTGGHAAHPHKSTDPVPIAGHVVTALQHIVSREVAPLDPAVVTVGQINGGSARNVIAQDVEMSGTVRTTDPGTRREIPDIMKRIVSKTAESMNGEADIQYHKGSPSLVNDDDLVDLLEDTVTSALGKEYFHELKEPSLGGEDFAFYLDHVPGMLFRLGTNNGTEASKLPLHNPGVIFDEAALVPGMTAMSELALRYLKG